A DNA window from Streptomyces canus contains the following coding sequences:
- a CDS encoding DUF6069 family protein: MSVRRRRLGVAALAVLAPVLVWLVADPLLGHRLRITDGEQTLDIGAVPVGVLALLASLSGWGLLAALERFGARRARAIWTGVAGAVLAVSFLPFIGDGMDSGTRVSLALMHLAVAAVLVPGLGGRSPRSRADAERGWPPAPSTARTASDGGGVSRGRA; the protein is encoded by the coding sequence GTGAGCGTGAGGAGAAGGCGCCTGGGGGTTGCGGCCCTGGCCGTCCTGGCCCCCGTCCTGGTGTGGCTGGTCGCGGACCCCCTGCTGGGGCACCGGCTGCGGATCACCGACGGCGAGCAGACACTCGACATCGGCGCCGTGCCTGTGGGCGTCCTCGCACTGCTCGCGTCGCTCTCCGGCTGGGGACTGCTGGCCGCCCTGGAGCGGTTCGGGGCGCGGCGCGCCCGCGCCATCTGGACCGGGGTGGCCGGCGCCGTACTGGCCGTTTCCTTCCTGCCGTTCATCGGCGACGGCATGGACAGCGGCACCCGGGTCTCCCTCGCTCTGATGCACCTGGCAGTGGCGGCGGTTCTGGTCCCGGGGCTGGGCGGCAGGTCCCCCAGGTCGCGAGCCGATGCCGAAAGGGGGTGGCCACCAGCACCAAGTACGGCGCGAACAGCCTCAGACGGAGGCGGTGTGTCGCGCGGTCGGGCGTGA
- a CDS encoding dihydrofolate reductase family protein yields MAGKVFFSVTMSLDGFMAPEPVPPEDAFSPEKQDDPRVRRWMSRWAELQAWAFPQRWFRENLKLGEGGEEGLDNDIARATYERTGASVMGKRMFEAGEPAWPEEAPFHTPVFVVTHTRRDPWERPGGTTFHFVNDGIGSALDKAREAARDRDVRIAGGAETIQEYLDSGVIDEFSITLAPVLFGTGIRLFDRVDPDRLSLAQTGADASSRVTHLTYTVGKR; encoded by the coding sequence ATGGCCGGGAAGGTGTTCTTCAGCGTGACGATGTCGCTCGACGGCTTCATGGCACCCGAGCCCGTGCCGCCCGAGGACGCCTTCTCGCCCGAGAAGCAGGACGATCCGAGGGTCAGGCGCTGGATGTCGAGGTGGGCGGAACTGCAGGCGTGGGCCTTCCCGCAGCGGTGGTTCCGGGAGAACCTCAAGCTCGGCGAGGGCGGCGAGGAAGGACTCGACAACGACATCGCACGGGCGACGTACGAGCGCACCGGCGCGAGTGTCATGGGCAAGCGCATGTTCGAGGCCGGCGAGCCGGCATGGCCGGAGGAGGCGCCGTTCCACACCCCGGTTTTCGTCGTCACCCACACCCGGCGTGACCCGTGGGAGCGGCCGGGCGGTACCACCTTCCACTTCGTCAACGACGGCATCGGGAGCGCCCTCGACAAGGCCCGCGAGGCAGCCCGTGACCGCGACGTGCGCATCGCAGGCGGCGCCGAGACGATCCAGGAGTATCTGGACAGCGGCGTGATCGACGAGTTCTCCATCACCCTCGCACCCGTACTGTTCGGCACCGGCATCCGCCTGTTCGACCGCGTGGACCCCGACCGCCTCTCTCTCGCCCAGACCGGGGCCGACGCATCGTCCCGAGTGACCCATCTGACCTACACCGTCGGTAAACGCTAG
- a CDS encoding SRPBCC family protein: MTTTSSGAESDRIRAEREIVISRAIGAPRELVFEAFTQVRHLARWWGPEGFTTTTRSFEFRVGGAWDFVMHGPDGTDYQEWITWREIVPPERIALLHGESRDDPNAFESVLAFQSAGDDTRIVMRTVFPSKELRDEAVEKYRAIEGGEQTLNNLAAYVAELTRNDTGRSETTPKEAES, translated from the coding sequence ATGACGACGACCAGCAGCGGCGCTGAGTCCGACCGCATTAGGGCGGAGCGCGAGATCGTGATCTCCCGGGCCATCGGCGCCCCACGGGAGCTGGTGTTCGAGGCGTTCACGCAGGTCCGGCACCTGGCGCGATGGTGGGGACCGGAAGGGTTCACCACCACGACGCGGTCCTTCGAGTTCCGCGTCGGCGGGGCCTGGGACTTCGTGATGCACGGGCCGGACGGGACCGACTACCAGGAGTGGATCACCTGGCGGGAGATCGTCCCGCCGGAGCGGATCGCGCTGCTGCACGGCGAGTCCCGCGACGACCCCAACGCATTCGAGTCGGTCCTGGCCTTCCAGTCGGCCGGCGACGACACCCGGATCGTGATGCGCACGGTGTTCCCCAGCAAGGAACTCCGCGACGAGGCGGTGGAGAAGTACCGCGCGATCGAGGGCGGCGAGCAGACCCTGAACAACTTGGCGGCCTACGTCGCCGAACTCACCCGGAACGACACCGGCCGCAGTGAGACCACCCCGAAGGAAGCGGAGAGCTGA
- a CDS encoding ArsR/SmtB family transcription factor: MARAATTSDAFNAIAEPQRREILLLLRGGERPVTDLAQDLGMTQPQASKHLRVLREVGLVRVRGAGKQRLYGLDARGLRPVHEWVGGFERFWSESFDRLNEYVRDLQQARQEEPANDDDQQRR; this comes from the coding sequence ATGGCACGAGCGGCAACAACCTCGGACGCGTTCAACGCGATCGCCGAACCGCAGCGGCGGGAGATCCTGCTGCTGCTCCGGGGCGGCGAGCGGCCGGTGACCGACCTGGCGCAGGACCTGGGGATGACGCAGCCGCAGGCGTCCAAGCACCTGCGGGTTCTCCGGGAGGTAGGCCTCGTGCGGGTCCGCGGGGCGGGCAAGCAGCGGCTGTACGGCCTGGACGCCCGCGGGCTGCGCCCGGTCCACGAGTGGGTGGGCGGCTTCGAGCGGTTCTGGAGCGAGAGCTTCGACCGGCTGAACGAGTACGTGCGAGATCTGCAACAGGCAAGACAGGAGGAACCAGCGAATGACGACGACCAGCAGCGGCGCTGA